The following proteins are encoded in a genomic region of Syntrophotaleaceae bacterium:
- a CDS encoding SLC13 family permease — protein sequence MTLVVVGLMLLALIREILAPDVIVFSALGVLLLTGVLTPQEALSGFSNSGVLTVGILFIVAYAAQSSGLLEFFADRVMGKSRNGRKSLLRMMVPVIGASAFLNNTPIVAMFTPTIRDWAIRNRLAPSKFLIPLSYASIFGGMSTLIGTSTNLVVNGMLQQSLGRSLSMFELTWIGIPCALAGTAFILFFGYRLLPDNTDLGEDFQRAGREYLIEMHVPEGSSLAGRTIEAAGLRHLVQAYLAEIVRNGETLAPVRPEEILKEGDTLFFSGNAEAAMRLQQVAGLSRGEEPINLGLVKSGRVRVLEAVVSRSSPMLGKTLKEGNFRARYDAAVLAVHRHGHRLQAGLGLLELKPGDTLLLLAGDDFFKRWKHSREFYMVSKVSDMPVLNRKKTMISLGSLFGMVALAAFGFLDILQAAILAAIVLLLTRSITVVEARRSIELNVLIVIAAALGISRALEKTGSASLLADWIISSVKDFGPIGLLAAIYLATSLMTELITNNAAAALVFPIAIAAAGQSGFDPMPFVIAVAIGASASFSTPIGYQTNLMVYGPGGYRFKDFLRVGIPLNLLFMAVAIGIIPLIWKF from the coding sequence GTGACCCTCGTTGTGGTCGGCCTCATGCTTCTTGCGTTAATCCGGGAAATCCTTGCCCCGGATGTCATAGTTTTCTCCGCTCTCGGCGTGTTGCTGCTCACAGGTGTTTTGACTCCTCAGGAAGCTCTCAGCGGTTTTTCGAACAGCGGAGTGTTGACCGTCGGCATTTTGTTCATTGTTGCATATGCAGCCCAGTCCTCTGGTTTGCTCGAATTTTTTGCGGACCGGGTTATGGGGAAGAGCCGCAATGGACGAAAGTCCCTTCTGAGAATGATGGTACCGGTTATCGGTGCTTCGGCCTTTCTCAACAACACTCCTATCGTTGCCATGTTCACTCCAACGATTCGAGATTGGGCCATACGCAATCGGCTGGCTCCTTCAAAATTTCTGATACCGCTTTCATACGCATCGATTTTCGGCGGAATGAGCACGCTGATTGGAACCTCAACCAATCTGGTTGTCAACGGCATGCTGCAGCAGTCATTGGGAAGGTCCTTATCCATGTTTGAATTGACCTGGATCGGGATCCCCTGCGCACTCGCCGGAACGGCCTTCATTTTATTCTTTGGCTATCGGCTGTTGCCCGATAATACGGATCTCGGAGAAGACTTCCAAAGAGCCGGTCGGGAATATCTGATCGAAATGCATGTTCCAGAGGGCAGTTCTCTGGCGGGCAGAACGATTGAAGCAGCCGGTCTGCGTCACCTCGTCCAGGCCTATCTGGCGGAAATCGTGAGAAATGGGGAGACTCTGGCACCGGTGAGGCCGGAGGAGATATTGAAGGAAGGCGATACCCTCTTTTTTTCCGGGAATGCTGAGGCGGCCATGCGTTTGCAGCAGGTGGCAGGGTTGTCGCGTGGTGAGGAACCAATTAATCTCGGTCTTGTAAAATCCGGGCGGGTGCGAGTACTGGAGGCAGTTGTTTCCCGATCATCACCCATGTTGGGGAAAACCTTGAAGGAGGGGAATTTTCGTGCCCGCTACGACGCAGCGGTTCTCGCAGTGCATCGCCATGGCCATCGTCTTCAAGCCGGTCTGGGGCTTTTGGAACTCAAGCCTGGCGATACCCTGCTTCTGCTGGCCGGCGACGACTTTTTCAAGCGTTGGAAACACTCGCGCGAATTTTATATGGTGAGCAAGGTTTCCGACATGCCGGTGTTAAACCGGAAAAAAACGATGATCTCCTTGGGGTCTCTGTTTGGCATGGTCGCTCTTGCCGCCTTTGGTTTTCTGGACATTCTGCAGGCCGCAATTCTTGCTGCCATTGTTTTGTTGCTTACCCGCAGCATCACGGTCGTGGAGGCGCGGCGCTCCATAGAACTTAATGTCTTGATTGTCATTGCCGCCGCATTGGGGATCAGTCGAGCCCTGGAAAAAACAGGTTCAGCTTCCCTGCTTGCTGATTGGATTATCAGCAGCGTAAAAGACTTTGGACCCATTGGATTGCTGGCTGCCATCTATTTGGCCACTTCGCTGATGACGGAGTTGATCACCAACAACGCGGCCGCAGCCCTGGTATTCCCCATTGCAATAGCTGCAGCCGGTCAGTCTGGATTTGACCCGATGCCTTTTGTGATTGCCGTCGCCATAGGGGCATCTGCCAGCTTCTCCACCCCCATCGGATACCAGACCAATCTGATGGTCTATGGTCCTGGGGGCTATCGCTTCAAGGATTTTCTGCGGGTAGGCATTCCCTTAAACCTATTGTTCATGGCCGTCGCCATTGGCATCATTCCACTGATCTGGAAATTTTAA
- a CDS encoding sugar transferase: protein MLKQQAKLIRKLVILVDAILLLAAFFVAYLIRDQLQGGLSRPAHGYLWIMLVVMPVWFFLLIRAGFYSSVRRISSFELTYRLFNIHLIGGALVASIIYFTDNFGFSRGLYLIFLGNSFLLLALEKILLRNGLMCLRRRGYNYRNLLIVGTREKAIRFHELVEDHSEYGLKILGFIQVFDGSFPEEISGHRVLGHVRDLTEICKQHPVDEVIFCLPKDHLVNADEYLKDLEELGITVRMVLDFFEVYRSRRELSFFHNELPILTFHSKSFDAGQLLAKRVFDIVGALAGLTITALLFPFIAYAIKRSDPGPVFFGQERVGISGRTFKCWKFRSMYIDAEERKKELMAQNEMKGAIFKIKNDPRITPVGHFLRKTSLDELPQFWNVLKGEMSLVGTRPPTPGEVAQYENWHRRRISIRPGITGMWQVSGRNRIDDFDEIVRLDLKYIDEWTIWLDLRILFKTVAVVFAREGSC from the coding sequence ATGCTCAAACAGCAAGCAAAACTCATTCGCAAACTGGTTATCCTGGTCGATGCCATTCTTCTGCTTGCCGCCTTTTTCGTCGCCTATCTCATTCGGGACCAACTCCAGGGTGGGCTTTCACGCCCGGCGCACGGTTACCTTTGGATCATGCTTGTCGTCATGCCGGTCTGGTTCTTTCTTCTGATCAGGGCCGGCTTTTACTCTTCCGTTCGCAGAATTTCAAGCTTTGAATTGACCTACCGTCTGTTCAACATCCATTTGATAGGCGGAGCTTTGGTGGCCTCCATTATCTATTTTACTGATAATTTTGGATTCAGCCGCGGTCTTTATCTCATCTTCCTCGGTAACTCTTTCCTGCTTCTCGCCTTAGAGAAGATACTCCTGCGTAACGGGTTGATGTGTCTGCGGCGGCGCGGCTACAATTACCGTAACCTGCTGATCGTCGGGACCCGTGAAAAAGCAATACGTTTTCACGAGCTGGTCGAGGACCATTCCGAATACGGTCTTAAAATTCTTGGTTTTATCCAGGTTTTCGATGGATCCTTTCCTGAGGAGATCAGCGGTCATCGGGTGCTCGGGCATGTTCGAGACCTGACGGAGATCTGCAAGCAGCATCCTGTGGATGAAGTTATTTTTTGTCTCCCGAAGGATCATCTTGTCAATGCCGATGAATACCTGAAGGACCTGGAGGAATTAGGGATCACCGTACGAATGGTTCTCGATTTTTTCGAGGTCTATCGTTCTCGGCGAGAGCTCAGTTTTTTTCACAACGAGTTGCCTATCCTGACATTTCACTCCAAATCCTTTGATGCCGGGCAGCTTCTGGCCAAGCGCGTTTTCGATATCGTGGGTGCGCTTGCTGGACTGACCATAACGGCTCTGCTTTTCCCTTTTATCGCCTATGCCATAAAAAGAAGTGATCCCGGTCCCGTTTTTTTTGGTCAAGAGCGGGTCGGGATTTCCGGACGGACATTTAAATGCTGGAAGTTCCGTTCCATGTATATCGACGCCGAGGAGCGAAAAAAGGAGCTGATGGCACAAAACGAAATGAAGGGGGCGATCTTCAAGATCAAGAACGATCCCCGTATCACCCCGGTGGGTCATTTTCTGCGAAAGACCAGTCTCGATGAGCTGCCCCAGTTCTGGAACGTCCTCAAAGGGGAAATGAGTCTGGTGGGAACCCGGCCTCCCACGCCTGGCGAAGTGGCCCAGTACGAGAACTGGCACCGGAGACGCATCAGCATCCGTCCTGGGATCACCGGCATGTGGCAGGTCAGCGGCCGCAACCGGATCGATGATTTTGATGAGATCGTCCGCCTCGATCTGAAGTACATCGATGAATGGACTATCTGGCTGGATCTCAGAATTCTCTTCAAGACCGTAGCGGTGGTTTTTGCCCGGGAGGGGAGTTGTTAA
- a CDS encoding glycosyltransferase family 4 protein — MKIAVLGLRGIPEVMGGVERHCQELYPRLVIKGHQVTLFARKGYVQSEPYEYRGVRVFPLWAPRKKSLEAIFHTAYGLLIISLRRKEFDLVHIHAIGPSLMVFLAKILGLKVVMTHHGPDYDRKKWGRIAKFALRMGEQVGCRFSNAVITVSQNIRQSINRMYHREGVYIPNGVPLPEILNPGEYLEKYHLLSGKYLLTVGRFVPEKGFHDLLNAFKKIDTDWKLVIAGDADHEDEYSQELKIMALRDKRVVLTGFIKGSELGEIYSNAGLFVLPSYHEGLPIALLEAMSYDLPILTSDIPANCELSLEEERFPVGNVAALREKICHFLDGSFEKRGSRDFVANHNNWDVIAEKTEIVYCDIQSAA, encoded by the coding sequence ATGAAAATTGCCGTTCTGGGTTTACGCGGCATACCTGAAGTTATGGGTGGAGTTGAGAGGCACTGCCAGGAACTTTACCCCCGTTTGGTAATAAAAGGTCATCAAGTTACCCTTTTTGCCAGAAAAGGATACGTCCAATCGGAACCCTACGAATACCGGGGTGTTCGGGTCTTCCCTCTCTGGGCTCCCAGAAAGAAGAGCCTTGAGGCTATTTTTCATACCGCCTACGGACTTCTTATTATCAGCCTTCGCCGGAAGGAATTTGACCTGGTTCATATTCATGCGATCGGTCCATCTTTGATGGTGTTTCTCGCGAAGATTCTTGGTCTTAAAGTTGTCATGACGCACCACGGACCCGATTACGATCGTAAAAAATGGGGCAGGATAGCAAAATTTGCTCTTAGAATGGGTGAACAAGTCGGGTGCCGCTTTAGCAACGCTGTCATAACCGTTTCTCAAAATATTCGGCAAAGCATTAATAGGATGTATCATCGAGAGGGAGTTTACATTCCTAATGGGGTTCCCCTCCCTGAAATATTAAACCCAGGTGAGTATCTAGAAAAATACCACCTTTTATCTGGAAAATACCTTTTGACAGTAGGCAGATTTGTCCCTGAAAAGGGCTTTCATGACCTATTGAATGCGTTTAAAAAAATAGATACGGATTGGAAATTGGTGATAGCTGGTGATGCCGACCACGAGGATGAATACAGCCAAGAGCTGAAAATAATGGCTCTGCGGGATAAGAGGGTGGTTTTGACTGGCTTTATCAAAGGCAGTGAACTTGGCGAGATCTATTCCAATGCTGGTCTTTTCGTTCTTCCCTCCTATCATGAAGGACTGCCAATCGCGCTTCTTGAGGCTATGAGTTATGACCTACCCATTTTGACCAGCGATATTCCAGCAAATTGTGAACTATCTTTGGAAGAAGAGAGGTTTCCTGTAGGGAACGTCGCTGCTCTCCGCGAAAAAATTTGTCATTTCCTAGATGGCTCTTTTGAAAAAAGGGGAAGTAGGGATTTTGTGGCGAATCATAACAACTGGGATGTCATTGCCGAAAAGACTGAAATTGTTTACTGCGATATTCAATCCGCCGCTTGA
- a CDS encoding radical SAM protein — protein MEACIIVTYRCNAQCHMCNTWQFPSRPEDEISPDIVQKLPNGLKFINITGGEPFIREDLEDIVAIALKKAARVVISSNGYFTEKMIQLGKRHPDLGFRVSIEGLPAANDKLRGIPNGFDHGLRSLLGLRAIGLKDLGFGITVSDVNAKDMIDLYRLADAMGLEFATASTHNSYYFHKHDNGFNDCEMIAGEFEKISCELLKTWKVKNWFRAYFNHGMANYVRGGKRFLPCEVGTDMFFLDPFGKIMPCNGLDQEMSMGDLKKQSFSEIWTSEQAQRVRDVVKNCQKQCWMIGSVSPAMKKNVLTPIKWILRQKLAL, from the coding sequence GTGGAAGCTTGTATCATCGTTACTTACCGTTGTAATGCCCAATGTCATATGTGCAACACCTGGCAATTTCCTTCAAGGCCAGAAGATGAAATTTCTCCCGATATTGTCCAGAAGCTGCCGAATGGTCTGAAATTTATTAACATTACGGGCGGTGAGCCTTTTATAAGGGAAGATTTGGAGGATATCGTTGCTATAGCTTTAAAAAAGGCTGCCCGGGTTGTCATCTCTTCCAACGGATATTTTACTGAAAAAATGATCCAATTAGGCAAAAGGCATCCCGATCTCGGATTCCGTGTTTCTATTGAAGGTTTGCCTGCTGCCAATGATAAACTCCGTGGGATTCCTAACGGTTTTGATCATGGCTTGAGATCTCTTTTGGGGCTACGCGCAATCGGGCTGAAAGACCTCGGGTTCGGTATCACCGTCTCGGATGTTAATGCAAAGGACATGATCGACCTCTATCGCCTTGCTGATGCAATGGGGCTTGAATTTGCTACAGCCTCTACACATAACTCCTACTATTTTCATAAACATGACAATGGATTCAACGACTGTGAGATGATAGCTGGTGAGTTCGAAAAAATTTCATGTGAGCTTTTGAAGACATGGAAAGTCAAAAATTGGTTTCGGGCTTATTTCAATCATGGCATGGCAAATTATGTACGAGGTGGCAAACGTTTTCTCCCCTGCGAGGTAGGCACAGACATGTTTTTTCTCGACCCTTTCGGAAAAATTATGCCTTGCAATGGCCTCGATCAAGAGATGTCCATGGGTGATTTGAAAAAACAATCTTTTTCTGAGATCTGGACCAGTGAGCAAGCACAGCGGGTAAGGGATGTCGTAAAAAATTGTCAGAAACAATGTTGGATGATTGGAAGTGTCTCGCCGGCAATGAAAAAAAATGTCCTGACGCCTATTAAATGGATACTGCGTCAGAAACTCGCACTCTGA
- a CDS encoding glycosyltransferase family 4 protein codes for MRILLINKFFWRKGGSEVVFFGEKELLERNRHDVVPFSMKHLNNVPSEFERFFIENIDYEKNDFFAKFSLATKIIYSFEAVSKIKNLLEKKNFDIAHLHIFQHQISPSIFGPLKNKGIPLILTLHDLKPICPNYKMLVKQSICERCKDRKFYNCLLHKCSKGSLFNSLINTIEMYFHYAMGYYQGVDQYIAVSRFYRDKMIEFGFEPRQISYVPNYIDASFYQPVGQDYGYGLYFGRLSEEKGCMTLLQALKLNPDLPFLFIGTGPQEEALKKKAAELNLLNVKFLGFKSGEELKKLIGEAAFVVIPSEWYENCPMSVLESFSMAKPVIGANIGGIPELIEDGEDGLTFEAGNAEQLALRIRELSMDATKRELMGKAGRRKVQLKFNPDLHYERLMEVYKAVQK; via the coding sequence ATGCGCATTTTATTAATAAATAAATTTTTTTGGCGTAAAGGCGGGAGCGAAGTTGTTTTCTTTGGCGAAAAAGAGTTACTAGAGCGTAATCGCCATGATGTTGTGCCTTTCTCCATGAAGCATCTAAATAATGTTCCATCTGAATTTGAAAGGTTTTTTATCGAAAATATTGATTATGAAAAAAATGATTTTTTTGCGAAATTTTCTTTAGCTACAAAAATTATTTACTCTTTTGAAGCAGTGAGTAAAATCAAAAATCTCTTAGAAAAGAAAAATTTTGATATAGCGCATTTACATATTTTTCAACACCAGATTTCTCCTTCCATCTTTGGGCCTTTAAAAAACAAGGGCATTCCCCTTATTTTAACACTTCACGACCTAAAACCTATTTGTCCAAATTATAAAATGCTCGTAAAGCAATCAATTTGTGAGCGTTGTAAGGATCGCAAGTTTTATAATTGTCTTTTGCATAAGTGTTCAAAAGGATCTTTATTTAATAGTCTAATTAATACCATCGAAATGTATTTTCATTATGCAATGGGCTATTATCAGGGTGTTGATCAGTACATTGCTGTTAGCCGATTTTATCGAGATAAAATGATTGAATTTGGCTTTGAGCCTAGACAAATTTCATATGTTCCAAATTATATTGATGCATCTTTTTATCAACCTGTCGGGCAAGATTATGGTTATGGTTTATATTTCGGTCGGCTCTCAGAAGAGAAGGGATGCATGACTTTGCTACAGGCTTTAAAATTGAATCCCGATTTACCATTTTTATTTATCGGGACTGGTCCACAGGAAGAGGCGTTAAAGAAGAAAGCAGCAGAGCTTAATTTATTAAACGTTAAATTTCTTGGATTTAAAAGCGGGGAAGAGTTGAAAAAATTGATTGGGGAGGCAGCCTTTGTTGTAATCCCCTCCGAGTGGTATGAGAACTGTCCTATGTCAGTTCTCGAATCGTTCTCTATGGCAAAACCTGTCATTGGTGCCAACATTGGTGGTATCCCAGAATTAATTGAAGATGGTGAAGATGGATTGACATTTGAAGCTGGGAACGCTGAACAGCTAGCACTGAGAATTCGTGAGCTATCAATGGATGCAACCAAGCGGGAGTTAATGGGAAAAGCAGGCCGACGGAAAGTGCAGCTTAAATTCAATCCCGATTTGCACTATGAGCGGCTGATGGAGGTCTATAAAGCCGTCCAAAAATGA
- a CDS encoding sulfotransferase, whose translation MVKEKMEPFFIIGSQRSGTTLFRLLLNAHSQVAIPEEGTFWMPLLKTKTLICSDPLKGTKLKKFLTYLKKNSQLVEWNIDHEKILKELFDKKECPLDFLFSSLYHEFARSTGKLYWGDKTPSFFRKIEQLSKIFPKAKFIHIIRDGRDVYLSRRKMAGRKNISVAALEWKHKVLKARKSLAKFPPGQSMEIRFEDVLVSPNEILQKVCSFLGLKYEEEMLNFWKTSHDFIGTHHSDLIFKPISPSSSGKWKSKMSEKEILQFECISGDLLKSLNYEVSSKRVNAFETVKSYLSLIYGFPVRLFEVFRIATMLRICALLGLKTNAAGGK comes from the coding sequence ATGGTGAAAGAAAAAATGGAACCTTTTTTCATTATCGGATCTCAAAGATCAGGTACAACATTATTTCGTCTTTTACTAAATGCTCATTCACAGGTGGCGATCCCAGAGGAGGGAACTTTCTGGATGCCTTTGTTAAAAACCAAAACACTTATATGTTCAGACCCCTTGAAGGGAACTAAACTAAAGAAATTTTTGACTTATCTTAAAAAAAACTCGCAACTTGTGGAATGGAATATAGACCATGAAAAAATACTGAAAGAACTTTTCGATAAAAAAGAATGTCCTTTGGATTTTCTTTTCTCTTCGCTTTATCATGAATTTGCTAGATCCACAGGAAAATTATATTGGGGAGATAAAACGCCTAGTTTTTTTAGGAAAATTGAGCAACTTTCTAAGATATTTCCAAAGGCGAAATTTATTCATATTATAAGGGATGGACGAGACGTTTATTTGAGCCGGCGAAAAATGGCCGGTCGGAAAAACATTTCTGTTGCTGCACTAGAATGGAAACATAAAGTTTTAAAAGCAAGGAAATCATTAGCTAAATTCCCCCCAGGCCAATCCATGGAAATCCGATTTGAGGATGTTCTTGTTTCGCCAAATGAAATTTTGCAAAAAGTCTGTTCCTTTTTAGGCCTCAAATATGAGGAGGAAATGCTTAATTTTTGGAAAACAAGTCATGATTTTATTGGAACTCATCACTCAGACCTGATTTTCAAACCCATCAGCCCTTCGTCCTCTGGTAAGTGGAAGAGCAAAATGTCTGAAAAGGAAATTTTGCAGTTCGAATGTATTTCCGGCGACTTGTTAAAAAGTTTGAACTATGAAGTTTCCTCCAAAAGAGTTAATGCTTTTGAAACAGTTAAATCATATCTGTCTTTGATTTATGGATTTCCCGTGCGTCTTTTCGAAGTTTTCCGAATTGCAACTATGCTTCGCATATGTGCCCTTCTCGGTTTAAAAACAAATGCCGCTGGTGGGAAATAA
- a CDS encoding O-antigen ligase family protein: MKGQPESLLARQDMNSNYPVDKGVICDEKKSLIYRRIKFARVLKGVAVFILVLLPFQKFPETVISGGKDQVAIPLPIKMFGQIDEASFLFFTLVLVSFLLLNPRNYRLNNYPFFKWIISFLFCGILWVFVNNTGSMQGFLGIYGYLKNVAVIILFAWLSFDINDFRKCVSATILVAVVLSFGGIIGEILALGFNLGINILVDDTQRFGLYRVISFTGNGNWNYIGIYGALAFFLVYAKNKQKFYYSKLTLILILVLLSLSRQAWICFILMFLAIVKINKKIVCIMTPLIVCASIAVIVYWGGITSSANMSGSLDESRYFRYFTFLQAIEIINDHPFSGIGPGMFGGVASVIFESPYYDKWPKSFKEQVYQQKGLDQFWVGLFADMGIIGGILFVAIFVSIFLVLRKASRFYKRIDNKEMEIFGKTFYVFIFCIFIMGLAGGINCAFLTFTYFSLSGIYISIYNKNRKEEYFG; encoded by the coding sequence TTGAAAGGACAACCAGAATCGTTGCTCGCAAGGCAGGATATGAATTCTAATTATCCGGTTGACAAAGGGGTCATTTGCGATGAGAAGAAATCCCTGATTTACCGAAGGATTAAATTTGCAAGAGTGTTAAAAGGAGTTGCCGTCTTTATTTTGGTTTTGCTCCCATTTCAGAAATTTCCTGAGACGGTCATTTCGGGGGGAAAAGACCAAGTAGCAATTCCTTTACCAATAAAAATGTTTGGCCAGATTGACGAAGCTAGTTTTTTATTTTTTACATTGGTTCTAGTTTCCTTTTTGTTACTTAATCCCAGAAATTATCGCCTTAATAATTATCCATTTTTCAAATGGATCATTTCTTTCCTGTTTTGCGGAATTCTATGGGTATTTGTTAATAACACGGGAAGCATGCAAGGGTTTTTGGGAATTTACGGATATTTAAAAAATGTAGCAGTAATCATTCTTTTTGCATGGTTAAGTTTTGATATAAACGATTTTAGAAAATGCGTAAGCGCTACAATTCTAGTGGCCGTAGTTTTATCTTTTGGGGGTATTATCGGCGAAATATTAGCTTTAGGTTTTAATTTAGGAATAAATATTCTCGTTGATGATACCCAGAGATTCGGCCTGTATAGAGTAATCTCGTTCACTGGAAATGGTAATTGGAATTATATAGGTATCTATGGGGCACTAGCTTTTTTCTTAGTTTATGCAAAAAATAAACAAAAATTTTATTATTCTAAACTTACTTTAATTTTAATTCTTGTATTACTATCTTTGTCAAGACAAGCATGGATCTGTTTCATTCTTATGTTTTTGGCGATAGTTAAAATAAATAAAAAAATAGTTTGCATAATGACGCCTTTAATTGTTTGTGCAAGCATTGCAGTAATTGTTTATTGGGGAGGTATCACAAGTTCGGCAAATATGTCTGGCTCGTTGGACGAAAGCAGATATTTTAGATATTTTACTTTCTTGCAGGCAATCGAGATAATAAATGACCATCCTTTTTCGGGTATTGGACCTGGCATGTTTGGTGGCGTAGCATCTGTCATTTTCGAAAGCCCTTACTATGATAAATGGCCGAAATCCTTCAAAGAGCAAGTTTATCAACAAAAAGGCCTCGATCAATTCTGGGTAGGCCTTTTTGCGGATATGGGTATAATTGGAGGAATCTTATTTGTAGCTATCTTTGTATCAATCTTTTTGGTCCTAAGGAAAGCCAGTAGATTTTATAAAAGAATTGATAATAAGGAAATGGAGATTTTCGGGAAGACATTTTATGTATTTATTTTTTGTATATTTATCATGGGATTGGCTGGTGGTATAAATTGTGCGTTCCTCACATTTACGTATTTTTCTTTGTCTGGAATTTATATATCTATTTATAATAAAAATAGAAAGGAGGAATACTTTGGATAA